From a single Microbacterium murale genomic region:
- a CDS encoding methylated-DNA--[protein]-cysteine S-methyltransferase has translation MTALIQTIDTPDGAFTLLVDSAQRVLASGWTADHDSILTRLAERMRPADIREGETDAAAAVHAYYDGDLAAIDTVPVSQFGTEMQQTGWSALRSITPGEPLTYTTFAAGLGNPRAVRAAASICARNAPALFVPCHRVLRSDGSLGGFAWGLPVKESLLAREAAA, from the coding sequence ATGACCGCTCTCATCCAGACCATCGACACCCCCGACGGTGCCTTCACCCTCCTCGTGGACAGCGCACAGCGCGTGCTCGCCTCCGGCTGGACCGCCGATCACGACTCGATCCTCACCAGGCTGGCCGAGCGCATGCGCCCGGCCGACATCCGAGAGGGCGAGACCGATGCCGCGGCCGCCGTCCACGCCTATTACGACGGAGATCTCGCGGCCATCGACACCGTGCCGGTGAGCCAGTTCGGCACCGAGATGCAGCAGACGGGATGGAGCGCGCTGCGCAGCATCACCCCGGGGGAGCCGCTGACCTACACAACCTTCGCCGCAGGGCTCGGCAATCCGCGGGCGGTGCGCGCCGCGGCATCCATCTGCGCGCGCAACGCGCCGGCGCTGTTCGTGCCGTGCCACCGCGTGCTGCGCTCCGACGGTTCACTCGGCGGCTTCGCCTGGGGTCTGCCGGTGAAGGAGTCACTGCTCGCCAGGGAGGCTGCGGCCTGA
- a CDS encoding DNA-3-methyladenine glycosylase 2 family protein yields MTFPSLSTMSFDERYRAIDARDIRFDGQFVTAVHSTGIYCRPSCPARTPKRENVSFYPTSAAAHEAGFRACKRCLPEAAPGSPAWDLRGDAAARAMRLIADGVVEREGVSGLAARLGYSSRHLTRLLTAELGAGPLALARAHRAHNARMLLVGTDLPISDIAFSAGFASIRQCNDTIREVFSLTPTELRARRKISPVAMPGTIDLLLPHREPMDAAGIFAWMAARALPGVENATATSFSRHLRMPGGPAWFEVRQDGASTLRLRARVAHLGDLAPLVATARRIFDLDADPIAVDAALSSHPLLAPLVERVPGIRVPGAADPHEMLIRAMVGQQITVVAARTALTALAVALGEKVEDGHLFPTMSAIAERGAEVLRGPAARIRAITGAAAALADGSLTLTVGDDRSAQRAALLAMPGIGPWTADYVRMRVIGDPDVFLPGDVAVRAGAAASGLPSDPKPLTAWSERIAPWRSYLTAHLWRAAPVRTPKKMKTTIKELS; encoded by the coding sequence ATGACCTTCCCCTCGCTGAGCACGATGAGCTTCGATGAGCGATACCGGGCGATCGATGCGCGCGACATCCGCTTCGACGGCCAGTTCGTCACGGCCGTGCACTCGACCGGCATCTACTGCCGCCCGTCGTGCCCGGCGCGCACGCCGAAGCGGGAGAACGTCAGCTTCTATCCGACGAGCGCCGCAGCGCATGAAGCCGGTTTCCGCGCCTGCAAGCGCTGCCTGCCTGAGGCGGCACCCGGATCGCCTGCGTGGGACCTTCGCGGCGACGCGGCCGCGCGCGCCATGAGGCTCATCGCCGACGGCGTCGTCGAGCGGGAAGGGGTCTCCGGGCTCGCCGCGCGGCTCGGCTACTCCTCTCGTCACCTCACCCGACTGCTGACCGCTGAACTCGGAGCCGGACCACTCGCCCTCGCTCGTGCGCATCGTGCCCACAACGCGCGGATGCTGCTCGTCGGCACTGACCTGCCGATCTCTGACATCGCCTTCTCTGCCGGATTCGCCAGCATCCGCCAGTGCAACGACACGATCCGAGAAGTGTTCTCGCTGACCCCCACCGAATTGCGTGCACGGCGAAAGATCTCGCCGGTCGCGATGCCGGGGACGATCGACCTGCTCCTCCCGCATCGCGAGCCGATGGATGCTGCCGGCATCTTCGCGTGGATGGCTGCACGGGCCCTGCCCGGGGTGGAGAACGCGACCGCGACTTCGTTCTCCAGGCACCTGCGCATGCCAGGCGGCCCCGCGTGGTTCGAGGTGCGCCAGGATGGTGCTTCCACGCTGCGCCTGCGCGCTCGAGTAGCCCACCTCGGCGACCTCGCCCCGCTCGTCGCGACCGCTCGTCGAATTTTCGATCTGGATGCCGACCCGATCGCCGTCGACGCTGCGCTGTCTTCGCACCCGCTGCTCGCTCCGCTCGTCGAGCGCGTGCCCGGCATCCGCGTGCCCGGCGCGGCCGACCCGCATGAGATGCTCATCCGGGCGATGGTCGGTCAGCAGATCACGGTCGTCGCGGCGCGCACGGCGCTCACGGCGCTGGCCGTGGCGCTGGGGGAGAAGGTCGAGGACGGGCACCTCTTCCCGACGATGTCTGCGATCGCCGAGCGCGGAGCGGAAGTACTGCGCGGTCCGGCCGCGCGCATCAGAGCCATCACCGGTGCCGCTGCGGCTCTCGCCGACGGCTCGCTGACGCTCACGGTCGGAGACGACCGTTCGGCGCAGCGTGCGGCGCTCCTCGCCATGCCGGGGATCGGCCCGTGGACAGCGGACTACGTGCGGATGCGCGTGATCGGCGACCCGGATGTCTTCCTCCCGGGCGACGTCGCCGTACGCGCCGGGGCCGCGGCATCCGGACTCCCGTCAGATCCGAAACCTCTCACCGCCTGGTCCGAGCGCATCGCGCCCTGGCGCAGCTATCTCACCGCGCACCTGTGGCGCGCGGCGCCCGTTCGCACTCCCAAGAAAATGAAGACGACCATCAAGGAGCTCTCATGA
- a CDS encoding FecCD family ABC transporter permease: MSHLTEPPSLHVGPPHRESTPRPGRRLARRSSWISVALGLVIVLLVIVSGAVGAVHVDAVQAAQIVLGHLLPGMTWMSDGSLTPLQDQAVWQFRLPRALLAGLAGAGLALAGALMQVTVRNPLAEPYILGVSSGASVGAVLVIVLGSATLGGLSLNIAAFIGAVIACACVAVMARKDGALSPTRMILAGVALGTLFSAITSYLTISTDAQNVVSVLFFLLGSVSAATMPSLLGPAIALGVAIVVAMFLSRSLNALMTGDESAISLGVNPSRLRALMLVMASLLTGAVVAVAGGIGFVGLVIPHIARIVVGADHRRMLPVTVLGGAVFLMIADLLARTVAMPTEIPLGILTAFVGAPFFLWLMRRSGAEQAGFGR, encoded by the coding sequence GTGTCCCACCTCACCGAACCGCCATCACTGCACGTCGGTCCTCCGCACCGCGAGAGCACCCCGCGCCCCGGGCGCCGGCTAGCTCGCCGCTCCTCGTGGATCAGCGTCGCGCTGGGTTTGGTGATCGTGCTGCTCGTGATCGTCTCCGGCGCGGTCGGGGCGGTTCATGTCGATGCCGTGCAGGCCGCACAGATCGTCCTGGGGCATCTGCTTCCCGGCATGACGTGGATGTCGGACGGCTCACTGACCCCGCTGCAGGACCAGGCCGTCTGGCAGTTCCGCCTCCCCCGCGCCCTTCTGGCGGGCCTCGCCGGCGCCGGACTCGCTCTCGCCGGGGCACTCATGCAGGTCACCGTGCGCAACCCGCTCGCCGAGCCGTACATCCTCGGCGTCTCCTCCGGCGCGAGCGTGGGCGCGGTACTCGTCATCGTGCTGGGATCGGCGACGCTGGGCGGCCTCTCGCTCAACATCGCCGCCTTCATCGGGGCTGTCATCGCGTGCGCCTGCGTCGCCGTGATGGCGAGGAAGGACGGCGCGCTGTCCCCGACGCGCATGATCCTCGCCGGTGTCGCCCTCGGAACGCTCTTCAGCGCGATCACGAGCTACCTCACGATCTCGACCGACGCGCAGAACGTCGTGAGCGTCCTGTTCTTCCTCCTCGGCAGTGTCTCGGCCGCGACTATGCCGAGCCTCCTCGGGCCGGCGATCGCTCTCGGTGTCGCGATCGTCGTGGCGATGTTCCTCTCGCGCTCGCTCAACGCCCTCATGACCGGAGATGAATCCGCGATATCGCTCGGCGTGAATCCTTCGCGGCTGCGGGCGCTGATGCTCGTCATGGCGTCGCTCCTCACCGGAGCTGTCGTCGCCGTGGCAGGCGGCATCGGCTTCGTCGGCCTCGTCATCCCGCACATCGCGCGCATAGTGGTGGGGGCTGATCACCGACGGATGCTGCCGGTGACCGTACTCGGCGGGGCGGTCTTCCTGATGATCGCCGACCTTCTCGCTCGCACCGTCGCCATGCCGACCGAGATTCCGCTGGGGATCCTCACCGCATTCGTCGGCGCCCCCTTCTTCCTCTGGCTGATGCGTCGAAGCGGCGCCGAGCAGGCCGGGTTCGGCCGATGA
- a CDS encoding ABC transporter ATP-binding protein: MSSSSSQKQSSSLSTPAALWRLAPFVRPVVWRFVGGAASALAAAVIALMIPLVLEQIVQGPIRTGSVGLIILGAVAVLLLGFGEALMVWLRRWFILKPSTEVEYRMRTQLYARLQTLPVAFHDRWQSGQLLSRMMQDIGLIRRWLAFGLILLVVNLLTIIIGAVLLFRWHWLLGTIFIVTAIPLWITGYRFEKRYGRLARQSQDQAGDLATSVEESVHGIRVLKAFGRGKHALTRFSTQAESLRTTELSKARAVGSIWFWLDLMPQVAFGLSLMSGIWLISQGAIELPELFAFFAMATVLRWPIESIGFLFSFMLDARTASDRVFDIFSETNSITDPEQPVRLEAPRGELVFENAHFRYQDAGAAERDLLDGIDLVLRPGETMALVGLTGSGKTTLTTLPTRLYDVTGGRVTLDGVDVRDMTLVELRRHIAMAFEDATLFSASVRENVLLGRAELDIHSEEGERVLREALDVAQANFVDALPEGVETVIGEEGLSLSGGQRQRLALARAVAANPRVLVLDDPLSALDVDTEALVEEALRRVLADTTAMIVAHRPSTVALADRVALLERGRITAVGTHSELLRTSAHYRHVISSLEAEEAARTGAIPIITDEDLEARVEVTADEHRTTEKEVQA; this comes from the coding sequence ATGTCTTCCTCGTCATCGCAGAAACAGTCCTCTTCGCTGTCCACTCCCGCCGCGCTCTGGCGCCTCGCACCCTTCGTCCGACCCGTGGTCTGGCGGTTCGTGGGCGGCGCCGCGAGCGCGCTCGCCGCGGCCGTCATCGCCTTGATGATCCCGCTCGTCCTCGAGCAGATCGTGCAGGGACCGATCCGCACGGGCTCGGTCGGCCTGATCATCCTCGGCGCCGTCGCCGTGCTCTTGCTGGGGTTCGGCGAAGCGCTCATGGTGTGGTTGCGCCGCTGGTTCATCCTGAAGCCGTCCACCGAGGTCGAGTACCGCATGCGCACGCAGCTCTACGCGCGCCTGCAGACCCTTCCGGTCGCCTTCCACGACCGCTGGCAGTCCGGCCAGCTGCTCAGCCGCATGATGCAGGACATCGGCCTGATCCGTCGCTGGCTGGCCTTCGGCCTGATCCTTCTCGTCGTCAACCTGCTCACGATCATCATCGGAGCGGTGCTGCTGTTCCGCTGGCACTGGCTGCTGGGCACGATCTTCATCGTCACGGCGATTCCGCTGTGGATCACCGGCTACCGCTTCGAGAAGCGGTACGGACGCCTCGCACGACAGAGCCAGGATCAGGCGGGCGACCTCGCCACCAGCGTCGAGGAGAGCGTGCACGGCATCCGCGTGCTGAAGGCCTTCGGGCGTGGAAAGCACGCCCTCACCCGCTTCAGCACGCAGGCCGAGTCGCTGCGCACGACCGAGCTCAGCAAGGCGCGCGCCGTCGGATCCATCTGGTTCTGGCTCGACCTCATGCCGCAGGTCGCGTTCGGCCTCAGCCTGATGTCCGGCATCTGGCTGATCTCGCAGGGCGCGATCGAGCTGCCCGAACTGTTCGCATTCTTCGCCATGGCGACGGTGCTGCGCTGGCCGATCGAGTCGATCGGGTTCCTGTTCTCGTTCATGCTCGACGCGCGCACCGCCTCTGACCGCGTGTTCGACATCTTCTCCGAGACGAACAGCATCACCGACCCGGAGCAGCCCGTGCGCCTCGAAGCACCCCGCGGCGAACTCGTCTTCGAGAACGCCCACTTCCGGTATCAGGATGCCGGTGCTGCAGAGCGCGATCTGCTCGACGGCATCGACCTGGTGCTGCGCCCGGGTGAGACCATGGCACTCGTCGGCCTCACCGGCAGCGGCAAGACCACGCTCACGACGCTGCCCACGCGTCTGTATGACGTGACGGGAGGACGCGTCACGCTCGACGGCGTCGACGTGCGCGACATGACGCTCGTGGAGCTGCGTCGTCACATCGCGATGGCGTTCGAGGACGCCACGCTGTTCTCAGCGTCCGTCAGGGAGAACGTTCTTCTCGGCCGCGCTGAACTCGACATCCACAGTGAGGAGGGTGAGCGCGTGCTGCGCGAAGCACTCGACGTCGCGCAGGCGAACTTCGTCGACGCGCTGCCTGAGGGCGTGGAGACGGTGATCGGCGAGGAGGGGCTCAGCCTCTCGGGCGGACAGCGACAGCGACTCGCGCTCGCACGCGCCGTCGCCGCCAATCCGAGGGTGCTGGTGCTGGACGACCCGCTCTCGGCACTGGATGTCGACACGGAGGCCCTCGTGGAGGAGGCCCTGCGTCGCGTGCTCGCCGACACCACGGCGATGATCGTCGCGCATCGCCCGTCGACGGTCGCGCTCGCCGACCGGGTCGCACTGCTGGAGCGAGGCCGCATCACCGCTGTCGGCACGCACTCCGAGCTGCTGCGCACCAGTGCGCACTATCGGCACGTGATCTCCAGCCTCGAGGCAGAGGAGGCCGCGCGCACCGGAGCCATCCCGATCATCACCGATGAAGACCTCGAAGCGAGAGTCGAGGTCACCGCAGACGAACACCGAACCACCGAGAAGGAGGTGCAGGCATGA
- a CDS encoding ABC transporter substrate-binding protein gives MTSSSSIALRVAGASTLAVAALLATGCGSSVASTPAADAADAQRTSLQNCGREIVVDGAPEAVVGMHPSQTELLLRLGLADRLVGQAQATALALPDDVASLAADVPVLAGLTPPSREDLLAVAPDFVYSPTTYEFTAEQGFASIEQLEGAGAAVYVATGGCFDRRMSGEVADLFIDLENLGEIFAVQDAAAELIDDARSDLAEVAAAIEGVDRLRVAEVYVEGTTLSAIGAGVEHDILTLAGSDAVYSPDQPAFADFFAATITPESLAAERPDAVVFSVHDAEHEAAVRAYLTTTFPDMPAVKEDRLIAVASADMFPGTLGNISVVRQIAEHLYPERF, from the coding sequence ATGACTTCCTCTTCCTCCATCGCGCTTCGCGTCGCCGGGGCATCCACCCTCGCCGTCGCGGCGCTGCTCGCCACCGGCTGCGGCTCCTCCGTCGCGTCGACGCCCGCCGCCGACGCCGCCGACGCGCAGCGGACGAGCCTGCAGAACTGCGGTCGTGAGATCGTCGTCGACGGTGCACCGGAGGCCGTCGTCGGGATGCATCCCTCGCAGACGGAACTCCTGCTGCGCCTCGGCCTCGCGGATCGGCTCGTAGGACAGGCGCAGGCCACCGCCCTGGCGTTGCCGGACGATGTCGCCTCCCTCGCCGCAGACGTTCCGGTGCTCGCCGGGCTCACACCTCCGAGTCGTGAGGATCTGCTGGCAGTCGCGCCCGACTTCGTGTACTCGCCCACGACCTACGAGTTCACCGCCGAGCAGGGCTTCGCCAGCATCGAGCAGCTCGAGGGAGCGGGGGCAGCGGTGTACGTCGCCACCGGCGGATGCTTCGACCGTCGCATGAGCGGCGAAGTGGCGGACCTGTTCATCGACCTGGAGAACCTCGGCGAGATCTTCGCGGTGCAGGACGCGGCGGCAGAGCTCATCGATGACGCGCGGTCGGATCTCGCCGAGGTCGCCGCCGCGATCGAGGGCGTCGACCGGCTTCGGGTCGCCGAGGTCTATGTCGAGGGCACGACGCTGTCCGCTATCGGCGCCGGCGTGGAGCATGACATCCTGACCCTCGCAGGTTCGGACGCCGTGTACTCGCCCGACCAACCCGCCTTCGCCGATTTCTTCGCCGCGACCATCACACCGGAGTCGCTGGCCGCGGAGCGGCCGGACGCAGTCGTGTTCTCCGTGCACGATGCGGAGCACGAAGCCGCGGTGCGCGCGTACCTCACGACCACCTTCCCCGATATGCCCGCTGTGAAGGAAGACCGACTGATCGCCGTCGCCAGCGCCGACATGTTCCCCGGGACGCTCGGCAACATCAGCGTCGTGCGCCAGATCGCGGAGCACCTCTACCCCGAGAGGTTCTGA
- a CDS encoding ABC transporter ATP-binding protein: MKVEFDGVTVALGGRDIVREASLTADSGSVVGLIGPNGSGKSTLLRTLYRAVRPREGQIRVDGTDVHRLSGRESARAVAVMLQDPHTDFDLTVHELVLLGRAPHRASFGRDSAEDLRIVDEAMRSVDVSDLAERMAATLSGGQRQRVMLARALAQQTPVLVLDEPSNHLDIRHQLELMSIVRGLGRTVIAALHDLNLALQYCDRVVVLADGGVVAQGPPSEILTPDLIRATFGVDARLIGDPAGQVLAFHRQNEERPDLVPLTTRTESVRP; the protein is encoded by the coding sequence ATGAAGGTCGAGTTCGATGGTGTCACCGTCGCCCTGGGCGGCCGTGACATCGTGCGCGAAGCATCATTGACCGCTGACTCCGGAAGCGTCGTGGGCCTGATCGGCCCGAACGGCAGCGGAAAGTCCACCCTGCTGCGGACCCTGTACCGTGCCGTGCGTCCACGAGAGGGCCAGATACGCGTCGACGGTACGGATGTGCACCGCCTCAGTGGACGGGAATCTGCCCGTGCCGTCGCCGTCATGCTTCAGGATCCGCACACTGATTTCGATCTCACCGTCCACGAGCTCGTGCTGCTCGGGCGTGCGCCGCACCGGGCCTCATTCGGACGCGACAGTGCCGAGGACCTGCGGATCGTCGACGAGGCGATGCGCAGCGTCGACGTGAGCGATCTTGCGGAGCGGATGGCAGCCACGCTGTCGGGCGGCCAGCGGCAGCGCGTCATGCTGGCCAGGGCGCTCGCCCAGCAGACACCGGTTCTCGTGCTCGATGAGCCGAGCAATCATCTGGACATCCGACACCAGCTCGAGCTGATGAGCATCGTCCGCGGACTGGGGCGCACGGTGATCGCCGCCCTGCACGATCTGAATCTCGCACTTCAGTACTGCGACCGCGTCGTGGTACTCGCCGATGGCGGTGTCGTTGCTCAAGGCCCACCGTCAGAGATCCTGACTCCCGACCTCATCCGCGCGACATTCGGCGTCGATGCACGCCTCATAGGCGACCCCGCCGGCCAGGTGCTCGCCTTCCACCGCCAGAACGAAGAACGGCCCGACCTCGTGCCATTGACCACCCGAACAGAAAGTGTCCGACCATGA
- a CDS encoding ABC transporter ATP-binding protein, whose protein sequence is MSAALTGTEGEDRSNYTREESKAIRQRSLRLLGSLVTPLRAQIVLAAIVLVISTALQVAGPILISIGLDWALPAVIENADWMPTFGIGLIYLVAGGAAAALIGWYVVIAARITQAVLIDLRKRIFLHTQRLSLEFHESYTSGRIISRQTSDLDSIRELLDGGLNNLVSGVLFGAFTFITLLVWDWQSGVILLIALVPLFLLMRWFYSRSQVIFRESRVVSARVIVQFVETMTGIRAVKAFRKEPRNDVTFQKVAGDYRDVNRRSMLLFGTFEPGLMTVAAFTLGLVVLWGGIRVSTGALTVGVLLSAVLYVRNFFAPMQEIAMFLNSYQSATAALEKVSGVLDEVPTVPDPEKPVDLWESRGHVKFDEVTFGYSGEKTILPNFSLDIPAGQTIALVGTTGAGKSTLAKLISRFYDPSLGNVTLDGVDLRSLHPKDLRRAIVMVTQEAYLFSGTVADNIALGKPDATLDEIRAAAKAVGADEFISALPDGYSSDVNKRGGRVSAGQRQLISFARAFLADPAVLILDEATASLDIPSERLIQDALQTLLADRTAIIIAHRLSTVAIADRVLVMEHGKIIEDGTPETLISGTGKFAQLHAAWQETLV, encoded by the coding sequence ATGAGCGCGGCACTGACCGGAACCGAGGGCGAAGACCGCTCCAACTACACCCGCGAGGAGAGCAAGGCGATCCGCCAGCGCTCGCTGAGACTGCTCGGCTCTCTCGTGACACCGCTGCGGGCGCAGATCGTCCTCGCGGCGATCGTGCTCGTGATCTCGACGGCGCTGCAGGTGGCCGGCCCGATCCTCATCAGCATCGGCCTCGACTGGGCGCTGCCTGCGGTGATCGAGAATGCCGACTGGATGCCGACGTTCGGTATCGGTCTCATCTACCTCGTCGCCGGTGGTGCCGCTGCGGCACTGATCGGCTGGTACGTCGTGATCGCTGCGCGCATCACGCAGGCGGTGCTGATCGACCTGCGCAAGCGGATCTTCCTGCACACGCAGCGGCTGAGCCTCGAGTTCCACGAGTCTTACACCTCCGGACGCATCATCTCCCGCCAGACGAGCGATTTGGACTCGATCCGGGAGCTCCTCGACGGCGGCCTCAACAACCTCGTCTCCGGTGTGCTGTTCGGCGCGTTCACCTTCATCACGCTGCTCGTGTGGGACTGGCAGTCCGGTGTGATCCTGTTGATCGCGCTCGTCCCGCTCTTCCTGCTCATGCGCTGGTTCTACTCGCGTTCGCAGGTCATCTTCCGCGAGTCGCGCGTCGTCAGCGCCAGAGTGATCGTCCAGTTCGTGGAGACGATGACGGGCATCCGCGCCGTCAAGGCGTTCCGCAAGGAGCCCCGCAACGATGTGACCTTCCAGAAGGTCGCCGGAGACTACCGCGACGTCAACCGACGCTCGATGCTGCTGTTCGGCACGTTCGAGCCAGGGCTCATGACCGTGGCCGCGTTCACGCTCGGCCTCGTCGTGCTCTGGGGTGGCATCCGTGTATCGACCGGGGCGCTGACAGTCGGTGTGCTGCTGTCTGCCGTGCTGTACGTGCGCAACTTCTTCGCACCGATGCAGGAGATCGCGATGTTCCTGAACTCCTACCAGTCCGCCACTGCGGCGCTGGAGAAGGTCTCGGGCGTGCTCGACGAGGTGCCGACGGTTCCGGACCCCGAGAAGCCGGTCGACCTCTGGGAGTCGCGCGGGCACGTGAAGTTCGACGAGGTGACGTTCGGATACTCGGGGGAGAAGACGATCCTGCCGAACTTCTCGCTCGACATTCCTGCGGGGCAGACGATCGCGTTGGTCGGAACGACCGGTGCCGGCAAATCGACGCTCGCGAAGCTGATCTCGCGCTTCTACGACCCGTCGCTCGGCAATGTCACCCTGGATGGTGTGGACCTGCGTTCGCTGCATCCGAAGGATCTTCGACGCGCGATCGTCATGGTCACGCAGGAGGCGTATCTGTTCAGCGGGACGGTTGCGGACAACATCGCGCTCGGAAAGCCGGATGCCACGTTGGACGAGATCCGCGCAGCGGCGAAGGCCGTCGGTGCGGACGAGTTCATCTCGGCGCTGCCCGACGGATACAGCTCGGACGTGAACAAGCGCGGCGGCCGCGTCTCGGCGGGCCAGCGGCAGTTGATCTCGTTCGCGCGTGCGTTCCTTGCCGACCCTGCGGTGCTGATCCTCGACGAGGCGACGGCTTCGCTCGACATCCCTTCGGAGCGGCTCATCCAGGATGCGCTGCAGACTCTGCTCGCCGACCGGACCGCGATCATCATCGCTCACCGGCTGTCGACCGTTGCCATCGCCGACCGCGTGCTCGTGATGGAGCACGGCAAGATCATCGAGGACGGCACGCCTGAGACGCTGATCAGCGGCACCGGCAAGTTCGCACAGCTGCACGCGGCGTGGCAGGAGACGCTGGTCTAG